A portion of the Phycodurus eques isolate BA_2022a chromosome 3, UOR_Pequ_1.1, whole genome shotgun sequence genome contains these proteins:
- the septin5a gene encoding septin 5a isoform X1 → MDAIMLQEKLVERLLCPRVRTARQKEKQYVGFATLPNQVHRKSVKKGFDFTLMVAGESGMGKSTLVNSLFLTDLYKDRKLLNAEERINQTVEIIKHTVDIEEKGVKLKLTIVDTPGFGDAVNNNECWKPITDYIDQQFEQYFRDESGLNRKNIQDNRVHCCLYFIPPFGHGLRPVDVEFMKALHEKVNIIPLIAKADCLTPSEIKKLKDRIREEIDKFGIKVYQFPECDSDEDEEFKQLDKELKECTPFAVIGSNTVVEARGQRVRGRLYPWGIVEVENQSHCDFVKLRNMLIRSHMHDLKDVTCDVHYENYRAQCIQEMTSKLAQDNRMESPIPILPLSTPDVDTEKLIKMKDEELKRMQEMLTKMQQQMHEKD, encoded by the exons ATGGATGCCATCATGCTGCAGGAGAAACTAGTGGAACGACTCCTGTGCCCGCGAGTGAGAACGGCCAGacagaag GAGAAGCAATATGTGGGCTTCGCCACTCTTCCCAACCAAGTCCATAGGAAGTCGGTGAAGAAAGGCTTCGATTTCACTCTCATGGTGGCAG GCGAATCGGGCATGGGCAAGTCCACTCTGGTCAACAGCTTGTTCCTCACAGACCTCTACAAAGACAGGAAGCTGCTGAATGCTGAGG AGCGCATCAACCAGACAGTGGAGATCATCAAACATACCGTGGACATCGAGGAGAAAGGAGTCAAGCTCAAGCTCACCATCGTCGACACGCCGGGCTTCGGGGACGCCGTCAACAACAACGAGTG ttggaagcccatCACAGACTACATCGATCAGCAGTTTGAGCAGTACTTCCGTGACGAAAGTGGCCTCAATAGGAAGAACATCCAGGACAACCGGGTCCACTGCTGCCTTTACTTCATCCCTCCATTTGGCCACGG GTTGCGTCCAGTGGATGTTGAGTTCATGAAAGCGCTGCACGAAAAGGTGAACATCATCCCGCTCATCGCCAAAGCCGACTGCCTCACTCCCAGCGAAATCAAGAAGCTGAAGGACCGA ATACGAGAAGAAATAGACAAGTTTGGCATCAAAGTATATCAGTTCCCTGAATGCGACTCAGATGAGGATGAGGAGTTCAAGCAACTAGACAAAGAGCTGAAG gaGTGCACCCCATTCGCCGTGATTGGCAGTAACACAGTGGTGGAAGCCAGAGGGCAGCGAGTGCGAGGGCGACTGTACCCCTGGGGAATTGTTGAAG TGGAAAACCAATCCCACTGTGACTTTGTGAAGCTGAGGAACATGCTGATCCGCTCGCACATGCACGATCTCAAAGACGTCACCTGCGACGTCCACTATGAGAACTACAGAGCGCAGTGCATACAGGAGATGACAAG caAACTGGCACAGGACAACCGCATGGAGAGTCCCATCCCCATCCTGCCACTGTCCACCCCGGATGTGGACACTGAAAAACTGATCAAAATGAAAGATGAGGAG CtgaagaggatgcaggagatgctGACTAAAATGCAGCAGCAGATGCACGAGAAAGACTAG
- the septin5a gene encoding septin 5a isoform X2, which produces MTASIRYKSRIPVKTEDTAEEKQYVGFATLPNQVHRKSVKKGFDFTLMVAGESGMGKSTLVNSLFLTDLYKDRKLLNAEERINQTVEIIKHTVDIEEKGVKLKLTIVDTPGFGDAVNNNECWKPITDYIDQQFEQYFRDESGLNRKNIQDNRVHCCLYFIPPFGHGLRPVDVEFMKALHEKVNIIPLIAKADCLTPSEIKKLKDRIREEIDKFGIKVYQFPECDSDEDEEFKQLDKELKECTPFAVIGSNTVVEARGQRVRGRLYPWGIVEVENQSHCDFVKLRNMLIRSHMHDLKDVTCDVHYENYRAQCIQEMTSKLAQDNRMESPIPILPLSTPDVDTEKLIKMKDEELKRMQEMLTKMQQQMHEKD; this is translated from the exons GAGAAGCAATATGTGGGCTTCGCCACTCTTCCCAACCAAGTCCATAGGAAGTCGGTGAAGAAAGGCTTCGATTTCACTCTCATGGTGGCAG GCGAATCGGGCATGGGCAAGTCCACTCTGGTCAACAGCTTGTTCCTCACAGACCTCTACAAAGACAGGAAGCTGCTGAATGCTGAGG AGCGCATCAACCAGACAGTGGAGATCATCAAACATACCGTGGACATCGAGGAGAAAGGAGTCAAGCTCAAGCTCACCATCGTCGACACGCCGGGCTTCGGGGACGCCGTCAACAACAACGAGTG ttggaagcccatCACAGACTACATCGATCAGCAGTTTGAGCAGTACTTCCGTGACGAAAGTGGCCTCAATAGGAAGAACATCCAGGACAACCGGGTCCACTGCTGCCTTTACTTCATCCCTCCATTTGGCCACGG GTTGCGTCCAGTGGATGTTGAGTTCATGAAAGCGCTGCACGAAAAGGTGAACATCATCCCGCTCATCGCCAAAGCCGACTGCCTCACTCCCAGCGAAATCAAGAAGCTGAAGGACCGA ATACGAGAAGAAATAGACAAGTTTGGCATCAAAGTATATCAGTTCCCTGAATGCGACTCAGATGAGGATGAGGAGTTCAAGCAACTAGACAAAGAGCTGAAG gaGTGCACCCCATTCGCCGTGATTGGCAGTAACACAGTGGTGGAAGCCAGAGGGCAGCGAGTGCGAGGGCGACTGTACCCCTGGGGAATTGTTGAAG TGGAAAACCAATCCCACTGTGACTTTGTGAAGCTGAGGAACATGCTGATCCGCTCGCACATGCACGATCTCAAAGACGTCACCTGCGACGTCCACTATGAGAACTACAGAGCGCAGTGCATACAGGAGATGACAAG caAACTGGCACAGGACAACCGCATGGAGAGTCCCATCCCCATCCTGCCACTGTCCACCCCGGATGTGGACACTGAAAAACTGATCAAAATGAAAGATGAGGAG CtgaagaggatgcaggagatgctGACTAAAATGCAGCAGCAGATGCACGAGAAAGACTAG
- the gp1bb gene encoding platelet glycoprotein Ib beta chain — protein sequence MKALHLLCLLILGGQSSSACPHPCACHGSQVNCSNRFLTSSNLSSIFPAGTAELHLHNNRLTTLPNGFLDKLPALRQVSLHGNPWACDCGVLYLRAWLRRRPGSPSGQPHVNCSSPPHLRGRLVEYLTEEEVLDSCHYWYCDLALASQVILFVFVLVQVALLAAVIVFLRRFERLSMEATRTKEESLTAGEPQSEFVDLPLNNWRS from the coding sequence ATGAAGGCGCTCCATCTGCTGTGTCTGCTCATCTTAGGAGGTCAAAGCTCCTCGGCGTGCCCCCATCCCTGCGCCTGTCATGGCAGCCAAGTGAACTGCAGCAACAGGTTTCTCACCTCCTCGAACCTCTCCAGCATCTTCCCAGCTGGCACCGCCGAGCTGCACCTCCACAACAACCGGCTGACAACCCTCCCGAACGGGTTTCTGGACAAACTCCCCGCCCTCCGCCAGGTCTCCTTGCACGGCAACCCTTGGGCGTGTGACTGCGGCGTCCTCTACCTGCGAGCCTGGCTGAGACGTCGGCCCGGAAGTCCCTCGGGCCAACCGCACGTCAACTGCAGCTCCCCTCCCCACCTCAGAGGGAGGCTGGTGGAGTATCTGACCGAGGAAGAGGTGCTGGACTCCTGCCACTACTGGTACTGTGACCTGGCCTTGGCTTCGCAGGTGATCCTCTTTGTGTTCGTGCTGGTGCAGGTCGCGCTGCTGGCCGCCGTCATCGTGTTCCTGAGGAGGTTTGAGAGGCTCTCCATGGAGGCCACGAGGACCAAGGAGGAGAGCCTCACAGCGGGGGAGCCTCAGAGCGAATTTGTGGATTTGCCTTTAAATAACTGGAGGAGCTGA